The following proteins are co-located in the Terriglobia bacterium genome:
- a CDS encoding glutamate-5-semialdehyde dehydrogenase gives MSAIPKTALTVAEAAARARTAALRLAVLSDDLRRAALLAAADALQRRSPEILAANERDCAGQLTDRQPLSPAMFKRLQVSKRAVEAMAEQVRAVAALPDPLGRELGITALDDDLTLRKVTCPLGVVAIIFESRPDVIPQVAALALRSGNAVLLKGGREAEQTNTALAAIWCDALAPFPEIPAHVITLLHTRQDIEELLRLEEGIDLMIPRGSEQFVRYIKAHSRVPVLGHGAGICHVYVDAAADPRKAVDVTFDSKVQYPAACNAAETLLIHQDVAAAFLPEMLARFEAAGVEVRGCPRTQALSGGRRVLPATQADWSTEYSDLTISIKIVDSFEEAVEHVNRWGSKHTESIVTEDAKAAAEFMLRVDAAGVYQNVSTRFADGFRYGLGAELGISTGKLHARGPVGVEGLTTYKYQLAGNGHTVASYNSGERTFKHRPLK, from the coding sequence ATGAGCGCAATCCCCAAGACGGCGCTGACTGTGGCCGAAGCAGCCGCGAGGGCACGCACGGCGGCCTTGCGGCTGGCGGTACTGTCCGACGATCTGCGTCGGGCTGCCTTGCTGGCGGCGGCGGACGCACTGCAGCGCCGCTCGCCGGAGATCTTGGCGGCCAATGAGCGCGATTGTGCGGGGCAACTGACGGATCGACAACCGCTGTCACCCGCAATGTTCAAGCGTCTCCAGGTAAGCAAACGCGCCGTGGAGGCCATGGCGGAGCAGGTGCGCGCAGTGGCTGCCCTGCCCGATCCCCTCGGCCGCGAACTGGGGATCACCGCCCTAGATGACGATCTCACGCTGCGCAAGGTCACTTGCCCGCTGGGCGTGGTGGCCATCATCTTCGAATCGCGACCGGACGTCATCCCGCAGGTGGCGGCGCTGGCGCTGCGCTCCGGCAACGCCGTGCTGCTGAAAGGCGGACGCGAAGCCGAGCAGACCAACACGGCGCTGGCGGCGATCTGGTGCGACGCGCTGGCGCCATTCCCGGAAATTCCCGCCCACGTCATCACCTTGCTGCACACCCGCCAGGACATTGAGGAGTTGCTGCGGTTGGAGGAGGGGATTGACCTGATGATTCCGCGCGGCTCGGAGCAATTCGTGCGCTACATCAAGGCGCACAGCCGCGTCCCGGTGCTGGGCCACGGCGCAGGAATCTGCCATGTGTATGTCGATGCTGCCGCCGATCCGAGGAAGGCGGTGGACGTGACGTTCGACTCCAAGGTGCAGTATCCGGCGGCGTGCAACGCTGCCGAGACCCTGTTGATCCACCAGGACGTTGCGGCAGCATTCTTGCCCGAGATGCTGGCGCGGTTTGAAGCTGCCGGCGTCGAGGTGCGTGGCTGCCCGCGCACCCAGGCGCTGAGCGGCGGCCGCCGTGTCTTGCCCGCAACCCAAGCCGACTGGTCCACCGAGTACTCCGATCTGACCATCTCCATCAAAATCGTGGACAGCTTCGAGGAAGCGGTTGAGCACGTCAATCGATGGGGCTCAAAACACACCGAGTCCATCGTAACCGAGGATGCCAAGGCGGCTGCGGAGTTTATGCTGCGCGTAGACGCGGCCGGCGTGTATCAGAACGTTTCCACGCGGTTCGCCGATGGCTTCCGCTACGGACTGGGTGCGGAGTTGGGCATCAGCACCGGAAAGCTGCACGCTCGCGGACCCGTCGGAGTAGAAGGGCTTACCACCTACAAATACCAACTGGCCGGCAACGGGCACACCGTGGCAAGTTACAACTCCGGCGAACGGACGTTCAAACATCGGCCACTGAAGTGA